From Solanum lycopersicum chromosome 8, SLM_r2.1, the proteins below share one genomic window:
- the LOC101245042 gene encoding AIG2-like protein D, whose protein sequence is MASASNPQSLFNVFVYGSLLADDVVIALLKRVPSSSPAILHNFHRFSIKGRVYPAILPVENKKVNGKVLSGITIPELDILDKFEDVEYERKTVDVSLTDSSDTLMVEAYIWADQSDPNLFGEWDFEEWERLHKQSFMKMTMEFLEELEQPNQSGSI, encoded by the exons atggcgtCGGCCAGTAATCCACAATCCCTGTTCAATGTTTTCGTCTACGGCAGTCTTTTAGCTGACGACGTCGTTATTGCTCTCCTCAAACGGGTCCCATCTTCTTCACCTGCGATTCTCCACAACTT CCATAGGTTTAGCATCAAAGGGCGTGTTTATCCAGCCATTCTACCTGTAGAAAACAAGAAAGTTAATGGCAAG GTTCTTTCAGGCATCACTATTCCGGAATTGGATATCTTGGATAAATTTGAGGACGTTGAGTATGAAAGGAAAACTGTTGATGTTTCCCTGACG GACAGTTCGGATACATTAATGGTTGAAGCATATATTTGGGCTGACCAAAGTGATCCTAATTTGTTTGGTGAATGGGACTTTGAG GAATGGGAACGATTGCACAAGCAAAGCTTCATGAAAATGACAATGGAGTTTCTGGAAGAGCTGGAGCAACCTAACCAAAGTGGCAGCATATAA